Within the Enterococcus hirae ATCC 9790 genome, the region AGATAATTCAGAAAAAATGTCTGCCTCTGATATGGAGGCTTACGACAAAGAAATCAAACGTGAGTTAACGAAAGAAGCACGACAAATAATGAAGGGGACGATGCACGAAAAAGAAGGACTGATCGTTCATCGACCAAAATTTGAACTCAAAGCACAAGAAGCAGAACAAATCAGACAACAAGTTTTACCGATCGTTGAAACATTAAGCCGTCAAATTTTAGATTTGTTGGAAAATGATGAATCAACGACTTATCAAAAAGGAAAATATGAAGGACAACGGTTCAATGCGAGTCGTGTGGCCTATAATGACCTAGGTTATTTTGATAAGAAAAATCCACCCCACGAACAACCTTCATTGGCAGTGGCTTTAAGGATTGATGAATCTGGTTCAATGATTCGAGATGAACGAATCGAAGCAGCAAAAAAAGCAGCGATCGCCATCGCAGAATTTGCTAAACGTGTAAATATTCCTTTAATGATTTATGGAGATACAGCAGATGTCTCAACGAGAGAAAAGACCTCAATTTTTTCTTATAAAGAATTTAGTGATGATTTCCAATGGTTAGATGAAAAGTTAGTGACGATGAAACCACGACAAAACAATCGTGATGGTGCCAGTCTGAGACTAATCGCTAACAAACTAAGCCAAGAATCTGCCACGACTAAATTGTTGATCTCGATTAGTGATGGCCAGCCTAAAGCTTTGCCAGACTATACTGGGAAGAAGGCAAGGGAAGATATCCAAAGCGTTCTGTCTGAATATGACCGTCAAGGCGTCATCTTTGTGGCTGCTGCGATTGGACAGGATCAAAAAGAAATCAAAGAGATATATGGGGAAAATCGTTTCATTGATATGACAGACATCAACGAGTTACCACAGCAATTGATCCAATTGATTGCTCGCTATTTGTAAATAGCTGAAAATAGCTGGAGTCACGTATAAGTCCATTCATCGACTAAGAGAGATTGTGACAGAAGTTCCTAGCTCTGAGAACAAGCCGAAGAATTCGAAAATAGTTCCTATTTTTGGATTTTCGGCTTGTTTTTTTGTTAGAGCGACTGCTGGAACAACGGGAAGAGGTTATGAACGCATTGTAGCGAATGGTTAAACACCATTTAGTTTATCTATCAGACTCTTTTTGATCGTTAATCGACTGTTAAATCCTGACATTCTGCAAACCAGATAACGAAACAAAAAAGGAAACTGTTAAAGAGAAAACGATGTTATCGGTAACATCAACAAAAAATAGTGGCATTGTTTTATAATAGAGAAAAAGAGAAGGGAAGAAAACAATGACTCAAACAAAAGCTTGGTGGAAAGAAGCGGTCGGATACCAGATTTATCCTGCCAGTTTTATGGATAGTAATGGAGACGGCATTGGGGATCTCAATGGTATTCGTGAAAAGCTTTCTTATTTAAAACAATTAGGGATTGATTTTATTTGGATCAATCCAGTTTATTCTTCACCTTTTATTGATAACGGTTACGATATTAGTGACTACCAAAATATTTTAGAAAAATTTGGAACAATGGCCGAATTTGATCAATTACTGGCAGAAGCACATCTACAAGGAATCAAAATCATTATGGATCTAGTCATCAATCATACATCTGATCAACACGAGTGGTTTATTGAATCCAAGAAGTCACTGGATAATCCTTACCGAGATTACTATATCTGGGTAGATGGAACACCTGAAAACGCTCCAAATGACTGGCAATCGATTTTTGGTGGCTCAGCTTGGGCATATGATGAACAGACGAAACAATATTATCTGCATGTCTTTGCTAAAGAGCAGCCTGATTTGAATTGGGAAAGCGAGAAATTAAAAAATGAACTTTTTTCTATGATTCGCTGGTGGTTAGATAAAGGGATCGATGGGTTTCGTTTAGATGCGATTTCCCATGTGAAAAAAGATGAATATTCTGTTAAAGCAACTGAAAACCCCTTTTCTCCTTTTCAAAATGTTTCCGGGATCGATGAACACTTAAATGAATTAAAAGATGTTTTTGATGACTATGACATTATGACTGTTGGCGAAGCTAGCGGGGTGTCGGCTGAAGAAGGTCCAGAATGGGTCGGCGCTGATGGGTATTTTGACATGATCTTTGAATTTGACCATATCTCGATTTGGAAGCACGAAAAAGAAGGAAAACTTGATGTTATCAATTTAAAAAGAGCGTTAAGTGCCTGGCAAACCGCTTTAGACGGTAAGGGTTGGAATGCACTTTATATGGAAAATCATGATACACCTCGTTCAGTTTCTTTTTTTGGTGATCCTGAACATTATTGGCAAAAATCAGCAAAAGCAGTCGCAATGATGTACTTTTTCCTGCAAGGCACGCCATTTATTTATCAAGGACAAGAAATCGGTATGACGAATATGCCGTTTACTGCCATCGAACAAATCGATGCCGTCGATTCAAGACGTCTTTATAACCAATTGCTAGAAGAAGGAAAATCTCCTGAGGAAGCTATAGATATCGTTGCTGATACAACAAGAGACAATAGCCGAACACCTATGCAGTGGGGATCAGAAAAATATGCCGGATTCTCAACAAACGAACCTTGGCTGATGGTAAATCCCAACTATCATACACTTAACGTAGAAGAACAAGAAAACGATCCTTCGTCGATCTTATCTTTCTACAAACAAATGATCCGCATCCGTCGTGAAAATCAAGGATTGATCTATGGTTCATTCAAAGAATATCTCGCTGAACACGACCAACTCTATGTCTATGAACGATCATTTACCGATAAAAACTATCTGATTATAGTCAATCTAACGAGTGAAGTAGCGGAATATTCATTACCGAATGAAGTTGATGTTCCTTGGGAATTACTTCTCACGAATCAAGAAGAACGTGTATTTGAACGAGTGGGTAAGCTTGATCCTTATGAAGCGAAATTATTTGTAACCAGTAAAAAAAGAAACTAAAAAAAGTTTGTCTTGAGCTTTCTAATGAAGTCCAAGGCAAACTTTTTTGACATACTGTATGAAGTTGGGTGACTGTACCTTTATAGAAATTAGATAATAAGTGAATATTTTATAATAAAGAATAACATTAACATAAATATTAGGTAGGTTATCAGTTAATTGATTCTTTTAAATCACTTCATACTCAGCTCGCGGACCACCAATGTATTTTGGACGTGAACGCAGAGCTGTAACATGCGCGGCTCCTAATGTTTGACTGCTTGGTCGAACAGGTACTTGAACGTGTTTGACATGCATACCGATGGAAGTATCACCGATATCGATCCCAGCTTGCGCTACCACATGTTCCACTTCTACTGGATCATCGAATTGGTCAAACGCTGCTACTGAACAAGCGCCACCAACGTGTAAGGCTGGTACAACAGAAACAATTTCAAATTGTTTTTGCTCTGCTACGGAGCGTTCGACGACAAGGGCTCGATTAATGTGTTCACATCCTTGAACAGCTAAAGCGACTCCTAAGGGTTGCAATATTTCTCTAATCGTTTGGATAATCCACTGTCCAACTGGAGCACTTGAGTTTTTACCAATTTGTCCACCGACCACTTCACTGGTACTACATCCTAATACAAATAAATCGCCAGATTTTAAATTTGCTTCTGCTAATACCTCGTTGACCATTTTGGTTAATTCTTGTTTTAAAGATTCTTCTGTGATGCTCATTTTATTCTTCCTTTCATTACTTACTTTCTTTTTGTACTCTCGTTCGTTTTAGAGCTTGAGTGAGTGGTAAAGCCAATCCAACCCCTATAATATTTTGAAAAATATTTCCAGGAATAGAAGCTACCCCCGCAGGCCAATCATATAAAAACCAACCTGCTAAAAAATAGCCACTAATCATCAGACAACTACCGATAAAAAGACCGACAAATCGACCTTTGCTTGTTTTTTCGGCAAAATAGCCACTGACCAATCCTTGCAAACCATGGATCAATAAGGAAAAAAGGGCCCATTGCGGATAACCTGACAGTAAATCGATGAATAAACCACTTGAGGCACCGACAACGAACCCACCAAATGGACCAAATAATAAAGCAGTGGTGTAGATGCCAGCTTCGCAGAGCGTGACAAAGCCGTTAGTTGCTGGTATTGGAACTAAAATTGTTAAAGATAATGCTACTGTTAAAGCGATCAGCATGGCATAAATTGTCATTCGTTTCGTATTCAACGATTAAATCCCTCCTTTGATGTTACCGCCAGACCAGACACTGCCTGTTTGATCATTCATTTCAACACCGTTTAAAATACATTGATAAACGTAAGTTTTACTTCGTTGAATGGCTTGTGGGAGCGTATAGCCATGGACGAGATTCGCTGTAATAGCAGAAGAAAAGGTACATCCTGCGCCATTCACCGTTGATCGTGTTAATTTTTCCATTGTAAAAGTGGTTAGTCCGTCATGACTATACAAAACATCGATTGCTTCATCGCCATGGATCCCAGAGCCACCTTTAACAACGACCGCTTTGCTTCCTAAAGTATGAATAAATTTGGTTGTCTCTATCACTTCATTGATGCTTGAAATTTTTTTCTTTCCAGAAAGGAGAGCCGCTTCTTTAAGATTGGGCGTGACAAGATCAACAAGGGGGAAGAGTTCTTTCACTAAGCACTCAATATACTGTTGATTCGCTAATGAAGTAGTTTCTTTAAAAGCTAAAACCGGATCAAGAACGATTGGGATTTGAGGGTGCTTTTTTAAAAAATCTCGGACGATTATGATTGCTTCAAGAGAATGCAATAAGCCAATTTTGATACCCGCTAAGTCTGTCATCTTCTGGATCGAAGCAAGTTGCTGTTCCAACCACTTAGCAGGTAGATTTTCTAAGAGGAATGCGTTGTTTTCGTCTAACATGCCTACACAGGTGAGCGCGCTCATTCCAAAAAGTTGAAAATTCTCAAAAGTTTTCAAATCGGATTGAATTCCTCCACCGGCAAAAGGGTCAGAACCACCAATTGTAAGTATTTTTCTCATTGTTTTCCCTCCACGAAAAGAGTATAACGAAAGTTGTTAGAAAAGAAAACAGCCAATTGGCATATTTTTATGTCATCCAATTTTGCGTAGTCTTTAGATCACTAAAATTTATCTATCATCTGAATGAAACAAGTACACTGTATTGTTGGCAACTTAACAGCTAGAAGAAAACAACCTGATTTTTAAGCTATGCATACTCAAATAAACAACTTCATTAGATATCATTATCAATAAATTGAATCTTTTTTGTTATTCCTACATTTTTTACAACTGAAAATTTTTTAAACAAAAGAGAACACTGACGTTATACCTGCTAGGTAAGAGGATAACGTCAGTGTTCTTTTTATTATGCTTTTAATTCTTTTTCAATTTGTAGTCGACGGACTTTCATTGTCGCAGTCCGTGGGATATCTTCATAGTCTCTGATAATCGGCGTATTCAATCGAGGTAACTCATGCACTTGTTTCCACCAACGATCCCAGTCCATTTCGTGATTAGGAGCAAGAGCGATCAATGGTTGTGGCGCATTGTTTTTATCACGAACGATGACCACTTCCGATAGAAATTCTAATGAGTCTAACAAGAAATCTTCGATCGCTAAATTGCTATTGATTGTATCGATCAAATCCACTTGACGATCCTTTAAGAACAAATGCCCCTGTTCATCCATGCTGCCGTAATCACCGCTGTCCCACCAAGCACCATAAACATTTTCTTGGAAACGAGCATCTTCTTTATAATAAGTTAATGCACGACCTTTTGACAATAAATGGATGTGTCCATCTGTATTAGCAGGTAAGACGTTCCCATTTTCATCTGCGATCCGCGCTTTGGTTAAGTCGCCAAGTCCCACACCCATGTCTCTCGCATTACTCGTTTTTAAACTCTCTAATGTATGAGCTTTTAAAATCATCGGTCCGCATTCGCTTTGGCCATAAACTTGTAAGAAAACAGCTTCTTGATTAGGAGAAGTCCGTAAGAATGTTTCCATAGTAGAGTTGTTGATCGCATCAAAAGTGGAATGGTAATAACGAATACCAGCAAAAGCTTCTGGATATTCTTTCGCTGTAAAGCTCCACTGAACAAAGTTGTTTGGATGTGTTTCAAGTGCAATCGGTGGATTTTCTTTTAACATGGCCACAACGTTTTCCCCTTGAGCATCCGCTAACGGCATCATTGGAAAGCCCATCGCCATTAACGAAGAAATACCAATATTGAAGCGAGAATGAACAGGAGAGATATGGAAAGCCACAAGTTTTTTCTCTGCGATCTTAGTAAAGACAGTTTTTTGCCATTTGGTGCGCCAGCCCATTGAATGAGCAGAATGACAAATCAATTTAGGAATACCTGTTGTTCCTGAAGTATGGGTCATATAAGAAATTTCATCGTTCCCCAATTGATTTTGTGCCACTGGTTCTGCTGGTTGAGTCAATAGTTTAGAAACAGCAATTTGTTTTTCTTTTGATCCATTTGAAATGCCAGCCACTCGTTCAGCCGTTTCATCATCAAAAAGGATAAATGGATCTTCTAAACGGTCGACAAAGACTTCTAAAGTGGGGATAGGGAAGTGATAAGAGATCATTGCTGGTACCGCCCCAAGATAAGCTGTTGCTACAGCTAATAAATAAGTATCAAAAGCTGAACTTTTGTAGATCATGACCTTATCACCAAGTCCGACACCCAAATGAGCTAATTGATAGGCACGAGTCAAAACGAGTTGGCAGGTATCTTTGTAAGTGCTTTTAAAACCAAGTTCCGGAAAAGCTGCTAAGGGTTGGTCAAAGATGATTGGTACATCTGGTGTAGCATTCGCTGCTTCTTGAAAATTAGAAAAAAGATTTAGTGGGGAATAAGCGATTGTTTCCATAAGTCACACTCCGATTTCATTTAATAGACAAGTTGGTAAGCAAAGTAAGAAAAATTTGTGAATTAAATCATTTACTTTGCAAATTCAGCTATAATCTTAGCACAAACCCTAAATAAAAAACAGCTTTCTTTGTGAAAAAATGAATTATATTTCGTTATTTCATTTTTTATTACTTGTTATTTCCTTGTAAGAGAACTCTAACATCTTTTGTTGGACTTCTTCAAATGAATGTTCATTGATATAACGATTACCATAAAGGAAATTGACGATATCCAGATCATCAAAATAAAGGGAAACGTAGTACCCGTAAGTTTTACGACATAATTCTGGCGAAATATTTTTATATACAGTGATTTTACTTAGTATTTGGCGAATCGTCCGTGGAGAGATTTGCTGGTCATGAGATGAACGAAAAGCAAAAGAATCAGGTCCTGTCCCAGTATCAGTTATTGCTAAATAGTTTTTAATGAATGGCAGTGCTTCATTGGGAATTGGCGACTGATTAAGCCGATTTTTTTACGGCTAAGATGAATGATTTGTTTATTTAAGTCAATATCTTTTCTTTTTAATTCAACGACTTCATGGATCTTTAACCCGCAATATAAAAGAATAGCTGCGATCGCTAAATTTCTTGGTCGGTTCCTTATTTCAAAGCGTGCTTCTCGTGAAGAGTTAAAGCCATTCATAGGAATAAACAGATGCTCAAAGTCTTGAAACAAAGAGGCGTCTATGAATCGAGGCGCTGCAGCAGTAGTTTCAGGAAGCGTTTTTCCTAATAGAGATATTTCTTCAGTCAATAACCCTTTTTGATACAAAAACCGTAGAAAATGATTTAACGAATATTGTTTTCGTGAAAGACCATAATAGCTATTTTTAAATAACTGGTTTGTTTGTTGATCAGCTGTGGTCTGAAACGAACGAGTATGCTGATAGACTTTATCTAAAAAATTTAAATAGTCTTGTTTTTCAAGACGAAGAATAACTTCATCTGTGATCTCTTGATCTAAAGCTTCGTGAAGATAATCCGTGAATAAATGAAAATCTTTTGCATATTCATAACGACTGCTTAATGAAAGTTTTTTTTGATTTTCTTTTAAAAATTCTTGGAAAATAGGAGGAAGCTGTGCGATGCGTTGTTTTAACTTTTCTTGAATGTGTTTTCGTGTTTTTTGATCCATAAAAGAACCTCCTTTTTGTTCAAACTGGTGTTCTATTTTATTATTGTAGCTTATTTTTCGTTTTTCTTCTATTTCCTTTTACTGATATCTATTTATACCAACGTTTATTTGCTCATGATTCATATATATAGTAACATCGCCAACTATAAGAAAAACTGTAACCAATAAACAGAAAGACAATGATCTTGTAGTATGAACGAATTGTTTCATGAGTTTTGTTTAGTGACATTTTGTCACTGTTGCGCTATACTTTTTTACAGTGACAAAATGTCACTATCGAAAAAGGAAAATGTAGGAGGGAAAGTAATGTTTTTAGCAATGAAAGAAATGAAATACGCAAAACTACGATACGGACTCATTATCGGTATCATGTTCTTAATTGCTTATGTCGTTTTCATGCTATCAGGTCTAGCAAGTGGATTAGCAGAAGAATTTAAAAAAGCGATTGATGATTGGGGTGCTCAAGAAATCGTTTTGTCCGAAGATGCTAATCAAGTGTTTGCAGCATCTCAATTGACAAGAGGTGACCTTGATCAAGTAAATGCGAAAGAAAAAGCACCGATTGGCTTATACAGTGGAGCAATCAAGGGCAAAAACAAAGAAAACGTGACAGTCTTTGGTACGACTAACGATGCCTTTTTATTACCTAAAATCACAGATGGTCGGATGTTTGATAAGAAAAATGAAATAATTATCTCCCAAAATCTGGCACAAGATCAATATAAGTTGGGAGATCAAATCAAAATCGGTAGCGATGACCAAGCATTTACGATCGTTGGAATTTTTCCTGCCACTTATTATACGGTCTCACCAGTCATCTATACAGATCTAGAAACTTGGACACAATTAAAATATGGAGCCCAACCGTTTGCTTCAGATGACAAAAAGCCGATCAATGCGATCGTGACCAAACAATCAGCTGCAATTGATAAAGATGGCGCATCAAAAGATTTACAAAAACTGACGATTCCTGATTTTATTGAAAGTCTTCCAGGTTATTCTGCACAAAATATGACACTAAATGCAATGGTTTACTTCTTGTTTCTTGTCGTAGCAGCAGTGGTTGGCATTTTTATGTATGTCATCACTTTACAAAAAACAGCGATCTTTGGCGTAATGAAAGCTCAAGGGATTCGCAATTCATTTATTGCTAAATCGTTGATTGCACAGTCATTTGTTATTGGAGTCATTGGTGTCGCCTTAGCAGTTCTAGCTGCTTATCTAACTAGCTTGTTTTTACCAAGTGCGATGCCATTCGCTATTTTTTGGACACAATGGTTGCTATATAGTGGGGTCTTACTCGTTGTAGCAGTTGTAGGCGGCGTCTTCTCAATACGCACGATCACAAAAGTGGACCCAATCACCGCCATAGGAGGGTAAAAAATGAAGAATATTTTAACGATGAAAAATATCGTCAAGACTTTTGGTAGTGGACATACTGAAGTGACTGCACTAAAAGGAATTAATTTTAATGTCAAACAGGGAGAATTTGTCAGCATCATCGGTCCCTCTGGTTCAGGAAAGAGTACTTTCTTAACCATTTCCGGTGGGCTACAAACACCTACTTCTGGAGAAATCGCCATTAATGGTCAGTCTT harbors:
- a CDS encoding ABC transporter permease, with the protein product MFLAMKEMKYAKLRYGLIIGIMFLIAYVVFMLSGLASGLAEEFKKAIDDWGAQEIVLSEDANQVFAASQLTRGDLDQVNAKEKAPIGLYSGAIKGKNKENVTVFGTTNDAFLLPKITDGRMFDKKNEIIISQNLAQDQYKLGDQIKIGSDDQAFTIVGIFPATYYTVSPVIYTDLETWTQLKYGAQPFASDDKKPINAIVTKQSAAIDKDGASKDLQKLTIPDFIESLPGYSAQNMTLNAMVYFLFLVVAAVVGIFMYVITLQKTAIFGVMKAQGIRNSFIAKSLIAQSFVIGVIGVALAVLAAYLTSLFLPSAMPFAIFWTQWLLYSGVLLVVAVVGGVFSIRTITKVDPITAIGG
- a CDS encoding glycoside hydrolase family 13 protein; translated protein: MTQTKAWWKEAVGYQIYPASFMDSNGDGIGDLNGIREKLSYLKQLGIDFIWINPVYSSPFIDNGYDISDYQNILEKFGTMAEFDQLLAEAHLQGIKIIMDLVINHTSDQHEWFIESKKSLDNPYRDYYIWVDGTPENAPNDWQSIFGGSAWAYDEQTKQYYLHVFAKEQPDLNWESEKLKNELFSMIRWWLDKGIDGFRLDAISHVKKDEYSVKATENPFSPFQNVSGIDEHLNELKDVFDDYDIMTVGEASGVSAEEGPEWVGADGYFDMIFEFDHISIWKHEKEGKLDVINLKRALSAWQTALDGKGWNALYMENHDTPRSVSFFGDPEHYWQKSAKAVAMMYFFLQGTPFIYQGQEIGMTNMPFTAIEQIDAVDSRRLYNQLLEEGKSPEEAIDIVADTTRDNSRTPMQWGSEKYAGFSTNEPWLMVNPNYHTLNVEEQENDPSSILSFYKQMIRIRRENQGLIYGSFKEYLAEHDQLYVYERSFTDKNYLIIVNLTSEVAEYSLPNEVDVPWELLLTNQEERVFERVGKLDPYEAKLFVTSKKRN
- a CDS encoding TIGR01440 family protein, which encodes MSITEESLKQELTKMVNEVLAEANLKSGDLFVLGCSTSEVVGGQIGKNSSAPVGQWIIQTIREILQPLGVALAVQGCEHINRALVVERSVAEQKQFEIVSVVPALHVGGACSVAAFDQFDDPVEVEHVVAQAGIDIGDTSIGMHVKHVQVPVRPSSQTLGAAHVTALRSRPKYIGGPRAEYEVI
- a CDS encoding hydroxymethylpyrimidine/phosphomethylpyrimidine kinase, which produces MRKILTIGGSDPFAGGGIQSDLKTFENFQLFGMSALTCVGMLDENNAFLLENLPAKWLEQQLASIQKMTDLAGIKIGLLHSLEAIIIVRDFLKKHPQIPIVLDPVLAFKETTSLANQQYIECLVKELFPLVDLVTPNLKEAALLSGKKKISSINEVIETTKFIHTLGSKAVVVKGGSGIHGDEAIDVLYSHDGLTTFTMEKLTRSTVNGAGCTFSSAITANLVHGYTLPQAIQRSKTYVYQCILNGVEMNDQTGSVWSGGNIKGGI
- a CDS encoding AMP-binding protein — encoded protein: METIAYSPLNLFSNFQEAANATPDVPIIFDQPLAAFPELGFKSTYKDTCQLVLTRAYQLAHLGVGLGDKVMIYKSSAFDTYLLAVATAYLGAVPAMISYHFPIPTLEVFVDRLEDPFILFDDETAERVAGISNGSKEKQIAVSKLLTQPAEPVAQNQLGNDEISYMTHTSGTTGIPKLICHSAHSMGWRTKWQKTVFTKIAEKKLVAFHISPVHSRFNIGISSLMAMGFPMMPLADAQGENVVAMLKENPPIALETHPNNFVQWSFTAKEYPEAFAGIRYYHSTFDAINNSTMETFLRTSPNQEAVFLQVYGQSECGPMILKAHTLESLKTSNARDMGVGLGDLTKARIADENGNVLPANTDGHIHLLSKGRALTYYKEDARFQENVYGAWWDSGDYGSMDEQGHLFLKDRQVDLIDTINSNLAIEDFLLDSLEFLSEVVIVRDKNNAPQPLIALAPNHEMDWDRWWKQVHELPRLNTPIIRDYEDIPRTATMKVRRLQIEKELKA
- a CDS encoding ECF transporter S component; the encoded protein is MNTKRMTIYAMLIALTVALSLTILVPIPATNGFVTLCEAGIYTTALLFGPFGGFVVGASSGLFIDLLSGYPQWALFSLLIHGLQGLVSGYFAEKTSKGRFVGLFIGSCLMISGYFLAGWFLYDWPAGVASIPGNIFQNIIGVGLALPLTQALKRTRVQKESK